AGGAGCTGAATGCCTCCATCGAAGCCGAAAGTGCCCAACTCGATTCAGGCGACGCGCAGGATAGCGACGCAGCGGAATCAGTGAGTGGCGAGCGTGTCGGCGATCAGCCCAGCGAGCTGCCGGATGCGCTGGACCCGTTCGCAGCGGATCTACCAACCGAACAGGCTATGAGCGACAGCATGGAAGACGAGTTCGATTTCCTCTCCGGTACCGATGAGTGCGCGACCAAGCTGGATCTGGCGCGGGCCTACATCGACATGGGAGACGAAGAGGGCGCGCGCGATATCCTCTCCGAAGTAGTGGAAGAGGGCTCCGATCAACAGCAGCAGGATGCTCGGGACATGCTGGCTCAGCTGGATTGATCAATGGCTGAAAGTGAGTCCAAGGCGGCCGCCCTCGGGGCGGCCGCTGGCATTTCCAGGGTTGCTGCCTGCATCGAATATCGCGGTTCGGCTTACCGCGGCTGGCAGCTCCAGCAGCCTGGTGTCGCGAGTGTTCAGGGCGCCGTCGAAAAGGCCTTGTCACGCGTTGCCAATCATCCGGTTCAGACCTCCTGTGCCGGACGAACGGACGCAGGTGTCCACGCGTCCTGTCAGATCATCCACTTCGACACCACCGCGATCCGCTCCTCGGAGAACTGGTTTCTCGGGACCAATGCCAATCTGCCGTCCGACATCAGTTTGTCCTGGGCACGAGCCATGCCGATGGATTTCCATGCCCGGTTCTCCGCCATGGCCAGGCGCTACCGGTATGTGATTTACAACGATCGGGTTCGCCCTGCGCATCTGGCTCACGAAGTCACCTGGAATTACCGACCGCTGGATCTGGAGCGCATGCAGGCTGCGGCCGAGGTTCTGGTCGGCGAGCACGACTTCACCTCCTTCCGCGCCATCGCCTGTCAGGCCAAGTCGCCGGTGAAGAAGGTTCATCATCTGCGGCTGGTTCGCTTCGGCCGCTTCATTGTCCTCGATATTCGCGCCAATGCATTTCTGCATCACATGGTGCGCAACATAGCCGGAACCCTCATGCAGATCGGCTGCGGGGAGCGCCCGGTGGAGTGGACCCGCGACATCCTGCATGCGCGGGATCGACGGTCGGGCGGGCTCACTGCCCCGGCGTTCGGTCTGTATCTGGTTGATGTCACCTATCCCGAGCGCTTCGTTCTTCCGCAGCGTTACATCGGTCCACATTTTCTGGCGCCGCTCAACGAGCTCGACGACTGACGCTCCCTGGCACATCTGCTACTATCGTCAGCCTTGTTTCAGGCAGCGGCGTGGTCAGACCCATGGTTCGAGTCAAAATCTGCGGTATTACTCGCCCCGAGGACGCCTTGGCGGCTGCCGGCGCAGGCGCAGATGCCATCGGGCTGGTGTTCTATCCCGGTAGCCCGCGACACGTCTCCCCGGATGCAGCCGCCAGGATCGTCAAGGCGCTGCCCCCCTTCGTGACGTCCGTTGGCTTGTTCGTCGATGCTGGCGAGGCTGACGTGCGCGAGGTCCTTCGTCAGGTTCCGCTGGACCTTCTGCAGTTCCACGGAGACGAGCCGGACGAATTCTGCAGCCGTTTCGGCGTCCCGTACATGAAGGCGCTGCGCGTACGTCCGGGCGACGATCTCGACGCACTGGCCGCGCAATGGCCGGGCGCATGCGCAATCCTTCTCGATGCTTACAAGCCTGGCATGCCCGGTGGTACCGGCGAACGGTTCGACTGGTCGATGATCCCGGCGAGCCGCAGCTGGACGCTCGTTCTGGCAGGCGGGCTCGACGCGAGCAATGTGCGCCAGGCGATCGATCTGGCGAGGCCCTGGGCAGTCGATGTCAGCGGCGGCGTCGAGGCCGACAAGGGCATCAAGGATCCGGAAAAAATCAACGCTTTTGTTCAAGAGGTGAAGCGTGTCTGAGTCAAATCCCGTCGATTACAAGC
Above is a window of Halopseudomonas nanhaiensis DNA encoding:
- the truA gene encoding tRNA pseudouridine(38-40) synthase TruA gives rise to the protein MAESESKAAALGAAAGISRVAACIEYRGSAYRGWQLQQPGVASVQGAVEKALSRVANHPVQTSCAGRTDAGVHASCQIIHFDTTAIRSSENWFLGTNANLPSDISLSWARAMPMDFHARFSAMARRYRYVIYNDRVRPAHLAHEVTWNYRPLDLERMQAAAEVLVGEHDFTSFRAIACQAKSPVKKVHHLRLVRFGRFIVLDIRANAFLHHMVRNIAGTLMQIGCGERPVEWTRDILHARDRRSGGLTAPAFGLYLVDVTYPERFVLPQRYIGPHFLAPLNELDD
- a CDS encoding phosphoribosylanthranilate isomerase — encoded protein: MVRVKICGITRPEDALAAAGAGADAIGLVFYPGSPRHVSPDAAARIVKALPPFVTSVGLFVDAGEADVREVLRQVPLDLLQFHGDEPDEFCSRFGVPYMKALRVRPGDDLDALAAQWPGACAILLDAYKPGMPGGTGERFDWSMIPASRSWTLVLAGGLDASNVRQAIDLARPWAVDVSGGVEADKGIKDPEKINAFVQEVKRV